Within Candidatus Hydrogenedentota bacterium, the genomic segment CCGAAGTTACCGCTGAGACCCCACAGCCCTCCCAGCGGGAAACACGCAAGGGCATTTGACAGTGCCGGGCAAAGAATCATATAATGGCATGTGATTAAGGATTTAAAGCTATGATATCCAAAACTGCCCTTCACACCCTCAAAGCCGTCGTACTGCTGGCCGAGCGGCCGGGGGAGTATCAGGGCGCCGCCCACATCGCCGAGCAGATTGGCGCGCCGCAGAACTACCTGGGCAAGTTGCTCCAGGGACTCGTCCAGACGGGCATCGTGCATTCGCAGAAGGGGATGGGGGGAGGCTTCTGTCTGGCCCGCAAACCGGAGGAGGTCACGCTGTTCGACGTAGTGGACCCGATCGATCATGCCACCCGCTGGGAAGGATGTTTCATGGGAAAAGAGACCTGCGATGCGGCCAATCCCTGCGCGGTACACTTTCAGTGGGCGGCGGTGCGCCAAGCCTACTTGAAGATGCTTAAGGAAGCGACCCTGGCGGACATCGTGGAGCATCGCGCCGTGCTGCCGGTGGGGTGAACGGAATTTTTTTTGGACTATAATCACCTAACAGCATGTGATTATGCGAGAAGGAGCAGTCATGCGTAACTGGATGAGTGTAAACAAAAAAGAGTATAGCCCGGTCACAAATCCTGTAGAGATTCTACTCTCCAAGACCGGAATAGACCCCGCCGAGGAGCATGCCCGCGGCCACTTCCGCCCCTTCTTTCTCGCGGGCATTGCCATCGCGCTGAGTCTCGGCGCGGTGTGGGGCGCTTGGCTGCTGCTGCGGATTGCGGCCACCGGCTCGTTTACTAGCGTGGGTATTCATCAGGTGAACGCCCACGGCCACGCGCAGATATTCGGCTGGGTGGGTTTGTTCGTGATGGGGTTCGCCTATCACATGTTTCCTCGCTTCAAGAATACCCGGCTCGCTTGGCCCCGTTTGGCCCGATCAACCCTGTGGCTCATGGTCGGCGGGATCCTGCTGCGGGCCGGGGGGGAGGCCTTCATTGACACGTGGCCGGGGCTGTTGGGTGTGGCGCTGCTCGGGGGAGCGCTGGAAATCGTCGCGGTGCTGGCCTTCGCCGCTGTGCTGATCCGGACCGCGCGTCTCCACGGCAAGCCGCTGGAGGCGTACGAGTACTATATTGCCTGTGCCCTCTTCTGGTTCGTGGTGCAGGCGATCTACAGCACGATCCACTTTACCGCACTGGCGACAGCCCCCACGGAAGAGGCCTTGCTCGCCCGGATCGCGTTGTGGCAGGCCCCCCTGCGGGATCTCCAGATCCACGGCTTCGCCCTGCTTATGATCCTGGGGGTGAGCCACTTCATCCTCGACAAGCTCTACCACCTGCCCAGGCCGACCTCGCGGAAGAGCCTGTCGATGTTGGTGCTGATAAACCTCGCCCTGCTGGCAGAAGCGGGGGGCTTCGTGGCGATGCGGATCGGAGGGCGCCCGTATGTCGCGGTCTGGTATTTCGGCGTTCTGCTCCTCCTTGGCGCCGTGGCGGCGCTTGTCTGGTCCTGGCGGCTGGACCAGCCCGTGTGGCGTCCGGATCGGAGCCTCAAATTCATCCGCGCCGCTTATCTCTGGCTCGTGATCTCGCTGGCCATGCTCGTGCTGCTGCCGGCCTACCAGTTTGGCGTGCTGCGGGTTTTCGCCCCCGAGAGTCAAGCGGCGGCGCTCGGCTTTTCCCACGCCTACTATGGCGCCATCCGCCACGCGGCTACGGTGGGTTTCATCAGCATGATGATCCTCGGCGTCGCGGCCAAATTCGTGCCAGTCTTCACCGGCGTAGACGGCCGCACCCTGACCCCGCTGTGGGTGCCCTTCCTGCTGCTGAACACGGGCTGCGCGTTGCGCGTCACTTTTCAGACCCTGACCGACTTCACGCCGCTTGCTTTCCCCGCCGCCGGGGCGAGTGGACTGCTCGAAGTGGCGGCCCTGGCAATCTGGGGCCTGCACCTGGCGCGGATGATGTACCCGAAAGCGTTGGAGCGCCTCGCACCGAAACTTCCCGCAACGCTGCCGGGCAATGTTTGATATACTTCTATAACTATTTGGCAATGGGCAAATATTAAATGCAGATTGGAGGTTGCAATGACGGATCGCAGGTTGTGGATCAGTTTGATCCTGGTAATGGTGTTGTCCTTCCTGGTGTTGGGCTATTTCGGGTACGACCTGTACCACAAGGCGCCGCCGATCCCGGGGCGGGTGGTGACGGCCGACGGGACGGTGCTGTTCACCGGGCAGGACATCATGGACGGGCAGAACGTGTGGCAGTCGACGGGCGGGCAGCAAAATGGCACGGTGTGGGGCCACGGCTCCTATGTGGCGCCGGACTGGTCGGCGGACTTTTT encodes:
- a CDS encoding Rrf2 family transcriptional regulator — translated: MISKTALHTLKAVVLLAERPGEYQGAAHIAEQIGAPQNYLGKLLQGLVQTGIVHSQKGMGGGFCLARKPEEVTLFDVVDPIDHATRWEGCFMGKETCDAANPCAVHFQWAAVRQAYLKMLKEATLADIVEHRAVLPVG
- a CDS encoding NnrS family protein, encoding MRNWMSVNKKEYSPVTNPVEILLSKTGIDPAEEHARGHFRPFFLAGIAIALSLGAVWGAWLLLRIAATGSFTSVGIHQVNAHGHAQIFGWVGLFVMGFAYHMFPRFKNTRLAWPRLARSTLWLMVGGILLRAGGEAFIDTWPGLLGVALLGGALEIVAVLAFAAVLIRTARLHGKPLEAYEYYIACALFWFVVQAIYSTIHFTALATAPTEEALLARIALWQAPLRDLQIHGFALLMILGVSHFILDKLYHLPRPTSRKSLSMLVLINLALLAEAGGFVAMRIGGRPYVAVWYFGVLLLLGAVAALVWSWRLDQPVWRPDRSLKFIRAAYLWLVISLAMLVLLPAYQFGVLRVFAPESQAAALGFSHAYYGAIRHAATVGFISMMILGVAAKFVPVFTGVDGRTLTPLWVPFLLLNTGCALRVTFQTLTDFTPLAFPAAGASGLLEVAALAIWGLHLARMMYPKALERLAPKLPATLPGNV